From the genome of Streptomyces sp. NBC_01304:
TGGCGCCGACTGCGGTCACATTAGGAAGGGCGGCCGGGGCGGAACGATGTTGATCCCCCACACAACGGCGTACGGATCCATGTGTTCCTCAAGCCCCTCGGGCGGGCCGGAATCCGCCTGCGCGGCGGGCGGCCGAGGGCTCGGGCGGTGGTGCTTCACCCCACGGTCCGCGGCGAACCAACGGTGCCCGATCAACGGTGCGCGCTCCACCGCGCCCGATGCCTCACATGCAGAAGGTCTGGCCCACCTTGCCGGCCACCTTGGCGGCATCGTCATGGGCCACGTAGACCAGGAACGCGCCGGCCGCCATGAGCAGTGTGGAGACCGCCAGGCAAAGAGGCACACTCCAATGGGTCGACTCGCGCTTGGCCTTCGTCACTCGCCAGGACAGCACGATCGCCAGCACTGCGGCACCGAGCGCCAGATAGGCGGTGGCGTAATTGGTCCAAGGGACAGCCAGCCACTTGCACCCATGGGATGTCCGGTGCGTCAGGTCCTCAGCGAGCCACCCACCGGTGACGAGGGACACCAAAGAGATCAGGGTCGCGGCGATGATGTGCAGGGGAGCAGCGCAGGCCGGTCCGTTCCGGGCGCGGGGTGGAGTTGAGTGAGGTGGGGGGAAAGGGGCACCAGGCGGCCCTATTTGCCCCCTTTTTTCTGCCCTTTTCCCCCAGTTACACCCCAGGCGGGCGCCGGGCAGGGGCATCAGCGTGCGGCGGCGTACGCGAGGAAGGTGGTCCAGGCGGCCGGGGCCAGGGTGAGCTCGGGGCCCTGCGCGTTCTTGGAGTCGCGGACGTGGACGGTGGTGGGGCAGGTGGCGATCTCTACGCAGTCGCCCTGCGAGCCGCTGCTGTAGCTGGACTTGCGCCAGGAGAGGGCGACTTCCACGCAGTCGTCGCCCTCGGAGCCGCTGTAGCTGCTCTTGAACCAGGCCAGTTCGGACGTGCTCATAGCGCTCCTCGCATTCGCTTCAGCAGGCCCAAGGAGTCTTCGGGGGTGAGGGCCTGTGAGCGCATCTTGGCATACCGCTGTTGGAGGCGGCTGATCTCTTTCGCGTCAGCGATGAGGCGGCCGTTCTCCTGCCCCTCCGAGTATCCGAACCACCGGTTGTCCGGCGTCTCCGCCAGCTGGAGCGGACCGTCGAGTCCCGCGTGCACCGGCTGCTTCAGCGGCATGAGCTGGAACTCGACGTTCCAGTGCCGCGCGATCAACTCCAGGAGGTGGTCGAAGAGTTCACGTGTCACCGCCTCGCCGCCCGTGTGCCGTTCGAGGACCGCCTGCTCCACGATGAAGCTGAAAGCGGTCGGCGGCTTGCGGCTCGTGGACAGCAGGTTCTGGCGGTCGAGCCTGCCCGCGATCCGATGGTCCAGCGTCTCCGCGTCCGGCAGCGGCGGCACGTTGAGCGACACCGCCCGCGCGTACGCCTCCGTCTGCAGTAGCCCCGGCACCACCCGGCACTCGTACGTACAGAGGCTGATCGCCTCCGCCTCGAACCTGGCCCACTGCCTGAACCACGCCGCCAGCCCCGGCTGCCGCGAAAGATGCCGCACCGCCCGCCGCAGCGCCCCCGTATCCCCGAGCACCTCCTCCGCCTTCTCCACGAACGCCTGGTCCGGCATCCGCCGCCCCTGCTCGATCGAGGCCACCGTGTGCTTGGAGAACTGCACCTCGTCGGCGAACTCGTCCCTGCTCAGCCCGTGGTGTTCGCGCAGGGCCTGGACCACCGCGCCGAACGTCCGCAAGCTGTCCGAGGACTCCGGCCCAACCCCCGCCCCCACCATGTCTTCGGTCATCGCCCGGCCACCTTTCGCGCATCAGCCCCGCGTGACACCATCAACGCACCCATGGTCACGGGCAGTTACGCGTACCGTCCACCCTTCGTGCGCGTACGCTCGCGCAGCGTACGCGGTTCCGACCTGGTGAACTCCCCGTCCCGAACGCCAGATTGGCGGCATGACACCACCCGCCGCCCGCTCGGCCGCCCTCACCGTGCGTACGTTCACGGAGCGCTTCAGCTCCACGCCGCTCGGCGCCCGCCTCGCCCGTCATCTCGCCATCCGGCAACTGCACGCCTGGGGCATCCCGTACGGCTGCGACACCTCCGGGACGGCCGCGCTGATCGTCGCCGAGCTGGCCGCGAACGCCGTCACGCACGGTCGCGTTCCGGGGCGCGACTTCGAACTGCGGCTCGCGGTCGACGCGTTCGCCCTCCGCATCGAGGTGTCGGACGCACGCGGGGAGCTCCGCCCGCCCGTTCCGGGCCGGCTCACCCACCCCTCAGCCGAAGCCGCCCACGGCCGGGGACTGCTCTTGGTGGAGGCGCTTGCCGACCGGTGGGAGGTGCTGGACCGGGGGCCCGTGGGCAAGACCGTACGGGTGGAACTGGAACTGCCGCCGACCGGACCGGTCGGCCGGGTCACCTGACGTCGACCCGCGCCGCCCCCGTCCCCAGCCCCACGGGCCCGCCCGACCACCCCGGCGACCCGGGCCCGTGGCGCAGGAAGACCTCCCGGTAGCGGCGGCAGCCCTCGTGCCAGGTGTGGATGCCGGCCATCCAGTGCTCCAGCTCCCGGACGTATCCGCCAAGGGCCTCGCGCACCTGCTCCGGCAGCTCGAAGTCGGCGTACAGGATGGGGAGTTCGTGGGCGGCCACGTGCTGGAACTGGCGCATCCGGGAGGTCATCAGGTCGTTGATGATCGCGAGCGCGGTCGGGTAGTCGCAGCCGAAGAAGATCTGGACGACGAGGATGCCGTTGTGCACCTCCCCCTCGTACTCGATCTCCTTCTGGTACGAGTACACGTCGTTCATCAGCCCCGAGTAGTCGGCCGCGGCCTTCTCCAGGGCCTGCACCGGCCGGCTGGCGTAGATCTCGGGCGGGATCGTGCGGCCGTGCCCGATGCGGCACAGGCTCATCGTGAGGTCGGCGCCGAAGGTGGCGCGGCGCATCTCGATGTAGTCGACGGGGTCCGGGACGCGATGGAGCGCCTGGTTGTCCAGTTCCCAGAGCCAGCTGGCGGTCATCTTCTCGATGGTGTCGCGGAACGCGCGCCGCGCCTCGACGGTCATCGGTCCGGCCGTACGCGCCCACAGGTCGGCCAGCGAGCGTTCGAGGGCCGTGGCCGGGGCGGGTACGGGCTCGTCGTCGACCGGCATGAAGGCGGGCAGCCGGGCGGTGCAGGCCCGGGCGCCGATCAGGTCGCGGGGGCGGCCGTAGACGGCGGGGTAGAGGTCGTCACCGTACGTCCCCCAGGTCAACCACTGGGAACTCAGGGCGAGTTCGTCCGGTGAGGCATCGGGGTAGATGCCCGCCGCGCACAGCGGGAAGTCGAAGCGGCGCAGGCCCTCCTCGTCCCAGACCCCGGAGAGCGGAACGCCGGGCTGCGGTCCAAGGAGGCCCATGCGGTGGGACCAGTCCACCGTTGCGCGGCGGGCTCCTTCCAGGTGCGGGCTGAGGGTGGTGGCGTACGGCAGGTGGAAGTCGGGGATCAAGGAGGGCCCGACCCGCTGGTACGGGCGGTGGGTGTGGCTGCGCAGACGGTGCTCGTGCGCCGTGGTGAGGGTGTGCGTCAGGTCCGCGGCGGAGGTGCCGAGGCCTACAACTGGGGTGAGAAGGGCGGGAGTTCCGGACTCCTCGACTCCCCCGCCGTTCATGTACCGGCTGGAGCGCCGATGCCACTCATGGCCGCCGGCCTGCCAGTCCTGCAGCCCTTTGGCGTACGTGAGCACGTCGGCGCAGGCCGCCGGGGCCAGGCCGTGCTCGGCGAACAGCGGCGCCAGTTCGGTGCCCACCGTGTGCTCGAACTGCTGCAGCCGCGAGGTGATCAGGTCGCCCACGGAGTCGGCCGCCTGCTGCGTCGTACAGCCGAAGAAGGTCTCCAGGACCAGGACGCAGTTGGCCAACTCCCCTTCCTCCTCGGTCTCGCGCTGGTACGAGAAGAGATCGTTCCGCAGATGAACCGCGTCGGAGAAGGTGTCCCTGAGCACCCGCAGCGGCCGCGATTCCGCGACGGCGGCGGGCACTTCGGCGCCCGTCGCGTACTCCACCAGGCCCGCCGACCAGGGCGCGCCGCCCACCTTTCGGCGCATCTCGACGTACTCGACGGGGTTGGGGATCCGGTGGGCGTCGATGTTGGAGAGCTCCCACAGCGACTCGTTGAGGAGGTGCCGGGTGCTCTCGGCGAACCGCTCCCGCCAGTCGGCGGACATGGCGTCGACCGTACGGCCCCACAGATCGGCGAGACCCGCCTCGACCGGGTCGACGGGCTCCGGCGTCCCGTCGGACCGATCACCCGGCATGAAGGCGGGCAGCCGGTCCAGATGCGCCTTGCCACCCGCCCGGTCGAGGGTCTTCTTGAACTTCTCCAGGAAGTGGTCGTCGAAGAAGAACACCCACACGTACCAGTCCGTGACCAGCGACAACGCCTCGCCGTCGCAGTCGGGATGGGTGTACGCGCACAGCAGCGGGTAGTCGTGCGCGTCGAGGTCCGCCTCGTCCCAGATGCCCGAGCCCTCCAGCATGCCCATGTCGCGGGCCCACTGCTTGGAGTGCGTCCGGGCCTGCTCCAGGTGCGGGTTGAGCCGTGCCGGGTGCGGGGTGTAGAAGGGCGGCAAGATGAAGGGCTGCGGCACCGGGGCTCCTCCCGTCAGGCGGCGGCCGTGCGCGAGACCTCGACGTTCTCCAGGACGCCGAGTGCGTCCGGCACCAGGACGGCGGCCGAGTAGTAGGCGCTGACCAGGTAGGAGATGACGGCCTGGTCGTTGATGCCCATGAAGCGCACGTTCAGGCCGGGCTCGTACTCGTCGGGGATGCCGGTCTGCTGCAGGCCGACCACTCCCCCGTTGGACTCGCCGGTACGCATCGCGATGATCGACGACGTACGGGCCGCGGTGACCGGGATCTTGTTGCACGGGAAGATCGGCACGCCCCGCCAGGCCGGCACCTGGTGGCCAGCCACATCGGTGGTCCCGGGGACTAGGCCGCGCTTGTTGCACTCGCGCCCGAAGGCCGCGATGGCCCGCGGGTGCGCGAAGAGGAGCTTGGTCTGGCGGCGCATGGACAGCAGTTCGTCCAGGTCGTCCGGGGTGGGCGGGCCGGAGTGGGTCTGGATGCGCTGGCCGAAGTCGGCGTTGTGCAGCAGCCCGAACTCACGGTTGTTGACCAGCTCGTGCTCCTGGCGCTCGCGCAGCGCCTCGATGGTCAGGCGCAGCTGCTGCTCGACCTGGTTCATCGGGTCGTTGTAGAGGTCGGCGACCCGGGAGTGCACCCGCAGGACCGTCTGCGCCACGCTCAACGCGTACTCGCGCGGCTCCAGTTCGTAGTCCACGAAGCTGCCGGGCAGCGCGGGCTCGCCGTCGTGCCCCGCGGACAGGG
Proteins encoded in this window:
- a CDS encoding DUF397 domain-containing protein; its protein translation is MSTSELAWFKSSYSGSEGDDCVEVALSWRKSSYSSGSQGDCVEIATCPTTVHVRDSKNAQGPELTLAPAAWTTFLAYAAAR
- a CDS encoding helix-turn-helix domain-containing protein; translation: MTEDMVGAGVGPESSDSLRTFGAVVQALREHHGLSRDEFADEVQFSKHTVASIEQGRRMPDQAFVEKAEEVLGDTGALRRAVRHLSRQPGLAAWFRQWARFEAEAISLCTYECRVVPGLLQTEAYARAVSLNVPPLPDAETLDHRIAGRLDRQNLLSTSRKPPTAFSFIVEQAVLERHTGGEAVTRELFDHLLELIARHWNVEFQLMPLKQPVHAGLDGPLQLAETPDNRWFGYSEGQENGRLIADAKEISRLQQRYAKMRSQALTPEDSLGLLKRMRGAL
- a CDS encoding ATP-binding protein; protein product: MTPPAARSAALTVRTFTERFSSTPLGARLARHLAIRQLHAWGIPYGCDTSGTAALIVAELAANAVTHGRVPGRDFELRLAVDAFALRIEVSDARGELRPPVPGRLTHPSAEAAHGRGLLLVEALADRWEVLDRGPVGKTVRVELELPPTGPVGRVT
- a CDS encoding terpene synthase family protein; this translates as MPQPFILPPFYTPHPARLNPHLEQARTHSKQWARDMGMLEGSGIWDEADLDAHDYPLLCAYTHPDCDGEALSLVTDWYVWVFFFDDHFLEKFKKTLDRAGGKAHLDRLPAFMPGDRSDGTPEPVDPVEAGLADLWGRTVDAMSADWRERFAESTRHLLNESLWELSNIDAHRIPNPVEYVEMRRKVGGAPWSAGLVEYATGAEVPAAVAESRPLRVLRDTFSDAVHLRNDLFSYQRETEEEGELANCVLVLETFFGCTTQQAADSVGDLITSRLQQFEHTVGTELAPLFAEHGLAPAACADVLTYAKGLQDWQAGGHEWHRRSSRYMNGGGVEESGTPALLTPVVGLGTSAADLTHTLTTAHEHRLRSHTHRPYQRVGPSLIPDFHLPYATTLSPHLEGARRATVDWSHRMGLLGPQPGVPLSGVWDEEGLRRFDFPLCAAGIYPDASPDELALSSQWLTWGTYGDDLYPAVYGRPRDLIGARACTARLPAFMPVDDEPVPAPATALERSLADLWARTAGPMTVEARRAFRDTIEKMTASWLWELDNQALHRVPDPVDYIEMRRATFGADLTMSLCRIGHGRTIPPEIYASRPVQALEKAAADYSGLMNDVYSYQKEIEYEGEVHNGILVVQIFFGCDYPTALAIINDLMTSRMRQFQHVAAHELPILYADFELPEQVREALGGYVRELEHWMAGIHTWHEGCRRYREVFLRHGPGSPGWSGGPVGLGTGAARVDVR
- a CDS encoding family 2B encapsulin nanocompartment shell protein: MSTAATTEQSEQPDQPPPSEGQAQLSLGIAAARNLTTTTKSEPQMQAISSRWLLKMLPWVQTGGGTFRVNRRLVYAVGDGRVTFVQEGAEVRVVPAELGELPLLRGYDDQEVLRALAERFTQREYVPGQAIAEAGQPADHVYLIAHGKVEHVGAGKYGEETRRGLVADGGFFGGQVLAEEPGEWQLTARAVTPCTVLALPRRAYEEVAGQQPQLTAHVQRRLTEADLPQNRSGEADIALSAGHDGEPALPGSFVDYELEPREYALSVAQTVLRVHSRVADLYNDPMNQVEQQLRLTIEALRERQEHELVNNREFGLLHNADFGQRIQTHSGPPTPDDLDELLSMRRQTKLLFAHPRAIAAFGRECNKRGLVPGTTDVAGHQVPAWRGVPIFPCNKIPVTAARTSSIIAMRTGESNGGVVGLQQTGIPDEYEPGLNVRFMGINDQAVISYLVSAYYSAAVLVPDALGVLENVEVSRTAAA